The sequence below is a genomic window from Deltaproteobacteria bacterium GWC2_55_46.
TTTACGTTATCGACGTCTTCGAGCATCTCTTCTTTCGCGTACCTTGTGTGCGCCATCTCGGTGAATACGACTATATAGACGCCCTTCGGGGAGGTGAACTTCTCCTGTCTGAAGATGTCTGCCTGAGCCCCCGGCGAGGCGAATATGAAGATGAGTAGAACGAGAAACGGCAGGAGAGTTGATTTTAGAAAGGTAAGTTTAGTAGCCATCATCTTTGGAATGAAAAAAAGGGCCCATGCCAGCGGCTGTGGGCCCTTTTCAGTTACTTTTTCAGGCCGACCCTGGGGGCTTGACCTCGTAGAGGTCTTTAAGGATATCGTATGCCCCCATCTGAAGGAGCTTTTCCGCCAGCTCAACTCCGAGCTTCTCGCAATCGTCCCTGCGCCCTGAGATGGCGCTTTTAAGTATCGTCTTGCCGTCGGTGCTGGCCACAAGCCCCGTTATTCTGATGGTGTCTCCCGCAAGCTCTCCGTGGGCCGCGATGGGCACCTGGCAGCCGCCCTCAAGCCTTTTGAGGAGCGCCCTTTCTCCCCTTACGCAGTATGAGGTCTCAGGGTGGTCGAAGAAGGCGACAAGGCCGTTTATGTAATCGTCATCCGTCTTCGTCTCTATGCCGAGCGCGCCCTGGCCAATGGCCGGGAGGCTCAGGTCCACAGGCAGCAGCTCTGTGATCTTATCTGCCCAGCCGAGCCTTTTTACCCCCGCGCCCGCCAGTATTATGGCGTCGAAGTCACCGTTGTCGAGTTTTTTCATGCGAGTGTCGAGGTTGCCTCGAAGCTGCAGTATCTCGAAGTCGGGGCGTAAGCTCAGTATCTGGGCCTGCCTCCTTAAGCTCGACGTGCCTATCCTGGCGCCCTTTGGAAGGTCGAGGAGCCTCACTTTATTTTTGCTGAATACGGCGTCTCGCGGGTCCTCCCTCTCTGTTATACAGCGCAGATGCAGCCCGTCGGGGAAAAAGGTGGGCACGTCCTTCATGGAATGGACCGCGAGGTGGGCCCTGCCGTCAAGGAGCGCCTCTTCTATCTCTTTTACAAAGAGCCCCTTGCCGCCGACCTTGGCGAGCGGCACGTCGAGGATCTTGTCCCCTGTCGTCTTTATCTTGTTGAGTGTTACCTCGAGCTCAGGGTGTCTTTTTTCTATCTCGCTCTTTACCCAGTTCGCCTGCCAGAGCGCGAGCTGGCTGCCCCTGGTGCCTATGATTATCGTCTTCTTCAAAATAAGTCCCCTTATCTTTTGCTCAGAGCGCCATAACTTCGCATGCCTGCGTTGTTCCGACGTTCTGTTTTAGTCGTCGTTGCTCTGGGCCGCCTTTTTTACGGCCTCTTCGTCGATGGTCAGGTCGAAGAGCTTCCTGATGGTGTCTATATAGAGGTCTCCCTCTATCTTGTTCGCCTCGCGCTTGAGGTGCGTTACCGGGTGGTGGAGGATCTTGTTGACTATGGCGGAGGTCATGGCCTCAAGGACCTTAAGCTCCTTTTCGCCCAGGCTCGGGATAGTCGAGACCGCCTTGGCGAGCTCGGCCTTTCTAACCGAGTCGAATGACTTTCTGAGGGCTATTATGGTGGGCACAACGTCAAGCGATTTTATCCACCTGTAGAATAGTTCTATCTCCTCGGCTATTATCCCTTCCGCCTGCAGGGCTTCCTTTTGCCTCTCATGCAGGTTCGCCACGACCACGCCCTGCAGGTCGTCGACGTCGTAGACGTAGCAGTTGTCTATTGTGTTGACCTCCGGGTCCACGTTCCTTGGCACCGAGATGTCGATGAAGAACATGGGCCTGTTCTTCCTCTCGCGCATCACGTCGTGGATCTGCTCCGGCTTTATTATGAAGTTTGGCGAGGCGGTCGAGGCGATGACGATATCGACGTTCTTGAGGTAGTGGGGGAACTCCCTGAACATGATGGCGGTGCCGCAGAAGCATTTCACGAGATCTACGGCCTTCTCATAGGTCCTGTTCGCCACCAGTATCTCCCTGACCCCGTTGCTCTGAAGGTGCCTGGCGGCAAGCTCCGCCATCTCTCCGGCGCCTACGAGCATGCAGGTCTTTCCGGCAAGTTCGCCGAATATCTTTCTGGCGAGCTCTACCGCGGCGAAGCTTATGGATACCGCCGATTCGCCTATCTTCGTCTCTGTCCGCACCCTCTTGGCGACCTGGAAGGCCTTGTGGTAGAGCTTGTTGACTATGATCCCGGCGGTGTTGTGCTGGACCGCGTAGCCGTATGAGTCCTTCACCTGGCCGAGTATCTGCGGCTCTCCCATGACCATCGAGTCGAGCCCGGCGGCCACCCTGAAAAGGTGCTTCACCGCCTCCTCTCCCTGGTGGACGTAGAGGTGCTCATCGAGCTTCTCAAGGGGTATTGAGTGGTAGTCCGAGAGGAACCGCTTTATCTGCCAGGTCCCCTTCTCTATCTCGCTCGTGATGGCGAGCACCTCGACCCTGTTGCAGGTCGAAAGTATGACGCCTTCGGCCAGGCCGTAGTGGTTCGTGAGCCTGGCGAGAGGCTCGCCAATGGTCTGGGAGGGGAATGAGAGCTTCTCCCTTATCTCGATGGGCGAGGTCTTATGGTTGAGTCCGACTATTACGAGGTTCATCCCGAATCCGCCTGAGTAGCTTTTAACTTAGCGAGCGAGCCCGTGCGCTCCGCCTGACAGAATATTTATGATGAAGTAAGAGCCTATGAGGCTCACAAAGGCCACCCCGGAGAGTATGGCGGCCTTCCGGCCCCTCCATCCGGCGGTAAGCCTGCCGTGGAGGAGCGCCGCGTAAAGGAACCAGGTTATGAGCGACCAGACCTGCCTGTGCTTCCATTCCCAGTAGCTCCCTATGGCGTACTCTGACCATATGGCGCCGGTGATGATGGCCGCCGTAAGGAGCGGGAAGCCGTACTGGAGGCACTTGTAGTTAAGCTCGTCGATGGTGTCGAGCGAGGGGAGGACGAAGAAAATGCCGCGGAGCTTCCTGGTCTTGAGGTACCTGTCCTGGATGATGTACATTATCCCCAGGAGGAAGGCCAGGGCGAAGAACGCGTTGCCGAGGAAAGCGAGGACCACGTGGACCGGGAGCCAGTAGCTTTCAAGGACCGGCGCGAGCGGCACTAACTGCTTTGGCAGGAACGAGGCCGTTATAAGGAGAAGCAGGGCGAAAGGGCTTACGAAGGCGCCCAGCACCCGTTGCCTGTATTTAATGGCCAGTATGAGAAAGAGCGTGACCGTGATCCATGAGAAGAAGATCAGAGAGTCGTGGAAGCTGGTGGCGGGGGTGCGGCCTGAGGCGGCCCAGCGGGTTATTATAGTGGCGGTGTGAAATACGTATCCGGTTACAAGGACCCATTGGGCTACAGAGAGGAGCCTCTCTTTTCTGGCAAAAAGGTATGCTGAATAAAGGACCGTAGTCACCAGGTATACCGCCGCTGTTATATGAAAAAATATTTCGCTCACCTTGCCTGAACGACCACGGACACCTTAAGGGCGCCCGCTCTCCTTTTTTATATTTATCCCAAGCCTGGACAGGGTGTACGCTTCTCCAAGCCTGGCCTTAAGGACCGAATTTATCTCTCTGGAGCGCCCCTCCTTAATGAGCCCTGGCAGGGGAGATCTCACCAAATCCTTGATAATACTTTCTTTTTTATCACGACTGAGGCCGGTTTTCAACAGCTTCTTCCGGGCCGCCCCCAGTATCTCAAGAAAAACCTCGTACTCGGCGCCTATGCACTCCTCAAGCGCCTCCCTGAGCATCCTGGCAAGATAGGGGCTTTTGCCAGAGGTGGAGATGGCTATTACGAGCGCCCCCCTGTCCACTACCGATGGGACTATGAAGCTGCAGCGCTCAGGGTCGTCGACAACGTTCACGAGTACGCCCGCAGCTTCAGAGTCCCGGTAGATGGACCAGTTCGCCTCTTTGGAACCGGTGGCGGCTATTATCAGGAAATGCCCCGTCACATCTCCCTGCCTGTAGGCCCGCTTTTCAAGCGTTATCGTCCCCTCGTCCGAAAGGCCGGCAAGCGCCTTTGTCACCCTTGTGGCGACCACATCAACCCTTGCGCCCGCGGCCAGGAGGCTCAATGCCTTTCTCTGGGCCACGGAACCGCCGCCTACCACCAGGCAGGCCCTGTCCTTGAGATCGAGGAAAACCGGATAATAACGCATACCTTTAGCGAGGGGAAGCAAAGCGACCGCCGTCAGCCGCTTACGGGGGATTCTCTGTCCCATTCGGGGAATCCCCCCTTCCCGTCTGTATTATCTATCGGCAAGATTAAAAACAAGTAAAAGGAATCTTTAAAAAATCGTAATCTGGGCTAAGCCCCGGAAGCGTAATAGCGGCTTACTCCAGCTCTCCCAAAAACCACTTCTCGTTGCCGTGTATGTCCGCGAAGACCAGCATGACGCCGCCCTTTACCTTCTCGATGGGAAAGCGGAGCTCAAAGCCGTTTTTCTCCAACTCTGCCGCGGTGTGGAAGGCGTCGAAGCGAAAGACCTCGCCGTCGAAATCGAAGTCCAGGGCTACGGATGACAGGGCCTCTTTCCCTTCCGGCCCAGTATGATGCGCGCTTGAGAACCGTTCGATCCTGACCACGCATTCGCCCGCCGTCTCATCTATTGAGTAAGCGCATTTGACCTGAGGGGCGTGGTCGTCTCCTTCGCACTCGCATCCTTCCCTGGCGAGCACGTCAAAGGGCGCTGCTGCCTTCCCATATCTTTTCCCGGGGTCGTCTATATCCCTGGAATCCTTTATCGTAAGGAGCCTTTTTTCTATCGTATGAATGGCGAGTTCGCCTGAATCGACCCCCACCCATCTCCTGCCGAGCTTTTCGGCTGTGGCGGAAGCGGTGCCTGCCCCTGCAAAGCAGTCGAGCACGATATCGCCTTTGTTCGAGGCGGCCTTCACGACGCGCGCGAGGAGCGCCTCCGGCTTCTGCGTGGGGTAGCCGGTCTTTTCAGCCTCCGAGAGGTGCATGGCGTCCGGTATGTCGTCCCATACATCTCCGACGAGCTTGTCTTCAATGACCCAGTCGCCGTCCTCGCGGAGGAAGTACTTTATCCTTATATTGCCGGTCCTGGTCCTGTAGATCCGGTTCTCTTTTGAGAGCGCCTTTATGCTCTCATCGGTATAGTCTCCCCTCGGCGAGGTCTTGAACCAGCGGCCGTCTTCGTCTCTTTTGAAGCCGCTCCCCTTTTTGGGGACCCTTTTCCCGATGGTCAGCTGGTTGAAGACGTGACGCGCCCCCTTGCCGTACCACAGGAGTATGTCGTGGTTCCGGGAGAACTGCCCTGCCACCGCCTTCGCCCCCCTGCCTCCGTAGCTCCAGATGATATCGTTAAGGAAGTTCTTTTCACCAAAGACCTCGTCGAGCACGATCTTTATATAGTGGGCCTTTTTCCAGTCGAGGTGGACGAAGATGGAGCCGTCCTCCGTAAGGAGTTCGCGGAGCACGATGAGCCTCTTCCGGAGGGACTCGACGAACTCGGCGCCGGTTATCTTGTCTTTATACGCCCGCTGGTTATGCCTGCCCCTGAACTCAAGGTTGGTGGAAAAGGGCGGGTCGATGTATACGAGCCTCGCGCCGGTAGAACCGTCAGCGCACTTGAGCGCCCCTTTTTTTTTCATCTCCAGCAAGGAAAGGAGCGCCCCGAGGTTGTCTCCTGATATAAGGAGGTTCCTCCAGCCGTTCCCGCCCCTTGAGGATTTCATCTTCCAGAGCGGGGCGCCGCCGGAGGACAAGACCTCTCCAGCGGCTGTCTTGTCCTTATAGATAAGCTCGTAGTCGCTTTGCGCCCCCAAAAGACCCTCCAGGGTTTTAATAGTCGGAGGGATTATACCAGAATCATCAAAGGCTACCTCTAAAAATCGTTCATGCGATTTCCACTTGATTATGCCACGCTGAAATCGGATTATATTTATCTGACATTTTTAAGACTGGGGGGATATCCGTGAAATCATACAGGCTGCATACGTTCGTCTGCCAGGGCAAGCAGTGCTCAGCGAAGGGCTCTGAGGCGATACATGAAAGTTTAAAGGAGAAGATCAGGGACCGCGGCCTTAAAGGAGAGGTAAAGTCGTCGAGGTCGGGCTGTCTTGGCGTATGCAGGGAGACCGGTGTGGCGGGCGAGTACTCCCCGGTCATCGTCGTCTACCCCGAGGGCACATGGTACAGGAACGTGACCATAGAGGATGTGGACGAGATAATCGAAAAGCACCTTAAAGGGGGGCAGCCCGTTGAAAGGCTGCTCCATTTCAGGCTTGATACCAAAACAGTTTGACCGGCCTTGCGCGCCCGGTTAAAATAAAGGGTGCCTCTAAAAATACTTCAAAGGCAGGTCTTCATGATGAGATTACTCGCAAGGTTTTCAACCCTTCTGGCGTTTGTATTTATTGTCATAGGCTCAGCCCATGCTGAAGGGGCCAAGGCGGCAAAGTCGCTTGCCGTCCTCCCCTGGAACGTGAACTCGGCCGAGAATATGGACTTCGTAAGGAACGCGATGTCAGACATGCTCGCTTCCCGGCTCGGCGGCTCAGTAGAGCTTATCAGGCCCGACCTGGTAAGAGGCGCGGTAGCCGAGAAGTCCGGGGGGAAGGCTGTGCTTAACGACAGCTCGGCCCTTGAGGCCGGGGCAAGGCTCAAGGCGGACTATGTCCTGTTCGGGAGCGTCACCGTCTTTGGCAAGGCCGTGAGCATGGACGCGAAGCTCGTCAACGTGGCAACGGGAGAAGCGACCCCGTTCGCCTCTCAGTCAACAGGGCTTGAGTCTATAATCGGACTTACGGACAGGCTCTCTTCCGACGTCCTTGCCGCGCTCGATCCTTCCAAAGCGCCTGCGCAGAAGGCAGAGCCGGTAAAGGCGCTCTCATCCGCCGGCCTGCCGTCACCGCCAAAGGAAGAGGGCGCCGGGGAAGAGTTCATCGTGAAGGCGAAGACCGAGCGGCAGAGGCCTGTTGCCTGGAAGAGCGGCCAGATGGATGGCGTGTTCGTGGCCATGACAGCCGCGGACCTTGACAGGGACGGAAAAAAGGAGCTCTTCTTGATATCAGGGGGCAAGATAGTCGTCGGCGCCTATATGCCCGATGGCTTCAAGGTCATTCACGAGATAGAGGACAGGACAGGGTCGAATATAGCCATATCATCAATAGACGCTGACGATGACGGGACTCCAGAGGTATATGTTTCGAGGATATCGGGGAACAAGGCGGAAAGCGCCATGCTCGAGTACAGGGACGGCTCTTACAAGATAACCGCGAGGGATATCGAGTGGCTTCTTCGCACGGTCCAGGTAGACGCGGCAGCGCCTGTGCTCGTGGGGCAGAGGTTCAGACAGATAGACGGCTTCTACGGCGGCCTGGCGGTATTAAGGAAAGAGGGGGAGAAGCTCGTTGAAAAGGGTCCTTTAAATATCGAGCTTCCGGCAAAGGTCGACCTCTTCAGGTTTGAGGCCTTTACGCTTACCGGTTCAGGCGCGGTAGACCTTGTTACAGTTGACGACAGGGAGTATCTGAAGGTCTATGCAGGCAAAGATGGCGGCAAGGGTTGGGCTCCCTCTTACAGGAGCGCCGATTTTTACGCGGGCACCCTCAATTATATAGCGCTCAAGGCTGAAACCCCCGGGTCGCCAGACCCAGAGCCTATCCCGGTAGAGGGCAGGTTCTTTCATCTTGATATGGATAAGGACGGCTTGAGGGAGCTGGTCATAAAGAAGAACACGCCCGGCGGCCTTGGCAGGAGCGCTGCGCGCCCGATCACCTTTAAGACAGGTGAGATAATAAGCCTTTCCTGGGACAAGGACGGCGGGACCGTATCCGAGAACTGGCGGACAAAGCCGGTGGAAGGGTATATCGCGGATTTCATGGTCGAAGACCTTGACGGCGACGGCAACCAGGAGGTGACGATGCTGGTGGTCACAGGGACCGGGAAGCTCTTCGGGACATTAAAAAGTTATATACTTTCACATCGGATTTCGCTATAATTCTCGGCCTTGGATTTAAATTCGTCCATGCCTTTCAGCAAGGCGGTGTAGCTCAGTTGGCAGAGCAGGGGTCTCATAAGCCCCGCGTCCGTGGTTCGACTCCACGCACCGCCACCAAATAAAAACCCTTCAAAACACCCCGATTCTCAAGGTCTTTTTAAATATTTAACGCTTACCTGGATGGATTTTTTCAACATCCTGTTAGAGGAGCAATCTTTTCTACTCTCAAGGATGTGAGCGCGGCTATCGGTTTGATATCGAAGAGGCTGGGGCTATGGCAGGTTTTCTGCCGAGTTTTTTGATTATGAGCTTCCTTACCGGCTTCTCGAACAAAATCCAGACAAGAGAGCACCAGGCAACAAGTGCAATGAAGTATGCAGGGTAAAGAAAGCGCTCGGGGATGAACCAGAGCCGATGGCCGTAAACCATGTAGGCGTATATCAGCGGGCTATGGAATATATAGATGGTGTAGCTGATCTCGCCTAAGAAAACAAAAGGGCGTAATTTGAGGCCCCTGGAGATATAACCGGACTGCAAGGCAGTTACGAAAATTAGTCCGGCAAAAAGAAGGCTGGCCCCGCTTCTCCTTATATAGATGTAAGTCCCTGAGCCGAGCTCAGGGCCAATGATGCCGGATGTCATGACAAGATTGGCGAAAAAGGCGATGGCAATTACAAAGGCGATCTCAAGGACCGTGACCGTTATAGCGGACCATCGGATCTTATGCCTGTATTCCTTCCACAGAAAGCAGGTCCATATGCCAAGACAGAATTCGAATAAACGGGTCAATGGAAGCGCATATATAAGGCCGATGTTGGTCAACTGGTAAGAAGAAGCATCTTTGTTGTGAGGAAGGTCCATATAATTCGATATCAAAACCATCAGCAGGGCCAGGCCGGCTGCAAGTATTATTTTTGTCCTTCCGGTAGAGATAAAGTTTTTTATCAGAAAAGGGAAAAAGAGATAAAACGCAAACTCTGTCGAGATGGACCAGGATGGCACATTGAAGGAATAATAAATATCTTTAAATGGAAACCATGAGTGCAGGAGGAAAAGATTTAGCGTGAATATATATGGACTGGGTGTTAGCGAAAAAAGGCCAAAAGCCAGCAAAAACAACAGGGCGAGCGCATGGACAGGCCAGATACGGGCTACACGCCTGATCAGGAAATTCCTGATGGCAGGGCCTTCAAGCGTTGGATAAACATAGGCGAGAATGAAACCTGAAAGTACGAAAAAAAATGAAACCGCCTCAGTCAGGGCGAAGGTGGTAAGGAAGTCTTCAGGCACTCCGAGGGTGCCCCTGGCGTGGACAAAGATCACGAAAAAGGCCGCAAAAAACCTCAGGGATGTTAAGGAATCAATTCGATCCATAGATGAACTTGGTCGCCAGTTGCTTCCCCGCAGATGGCTTGGGCCAAGCGAGTGAACTGTAATAGGTTGTATATTCGAAGATTTTCCGCGGTCTTCCGCCGGAAGATTTAATGTCTCACAATGGGATTTAAAATCCCTCGTCTTACAGGCGAAGACTTCCAGTGCGTCGCTGAAAGCGCGATATCAAATGTGGAAGCGATGGATATTCCTGGTCCCCTTCTTTCCTAAAGAGGGGTCAGGGGAGATTATCTTGAAGTCATTATAATCCCCCTTAGTCCCCATTTGGAAAAGGGGGAGATTTCAGTCGGGTTTTCAGCCGACTGTTTTTCGAACCTGCCGCCTTCCAGGCGGTAGTGGTTTAATTATGACGAAAGCTCAGGAAAATGGCAACGAAAAAGATAATCGGAGGAATATTGTAAAGAAACCGCTGTTATGACAGGCTCCCAGGATGGCCCCTCATCCCGACTCTCTCCCCGGATGGAGTAACCCCGCAAGCCCTGGGGCTTGGTAGATTTATAGACCTTTTTGTGTGAGATTCACGAGATTTTAATGAAGGCGCTCTGCGAGCCGGGGGGTTATAACCGGCCTTGTTGTGTTTGACCCTGCCGCGCCTAACATGTTGAATTATCGTGGTTTTTTTCAAAAGAGGTTCGGGCGGGAGATTTTTTTGCCAAAAGCCACTCACTTTCCTATTGACAAAAGGATGTATTTTGGATTAGTATTGCGTTAAAGGATATTTAATAAATATCGTATACCTGAAAAAGGTTTTGAACTGATGGCGGTTCAAGGCCGGATCCTTAAAAGATTCAAACTGTAAACGCACGTCGTTGTTTTTCCGGACCTGAGCTGATGGCGGCTTGGGCAGGCCCACCGGGCCTGGTCGTTCCGGAAGCGCGGATAGGAGATCCGCAAGCAACTCCGCTGCAAGTGGGTTTGAGCTGATGGCGGTTCAGATTACACGCGGCAACTGAAGACCTCCTGGCTGGTCTTCAGAGAATTCAAGATCCAACGTCAAGCCAGGTGTGAAACTGAACTGAACCTAAACCTACTTGTGAACTTAAAGGAGTTAAACATGAAAAGGCTTGCGTTAGCTTCTCTCATCGCTCTTTCAGCTGGCTTCGTAGCAGTTGGTACCTCATTCGCCGCTGATGATGCCGGCACAATCGCAGGCGGCGCCTTCGATGCTGGCGATGCCGCCAGCGGTATCGGCCAGTCAAGGCATAACCTCGGTTCCCTCGGTAACAAGGCGAACACCTCCTTCTTCACCTCCACCGGGACATCCGAGATCTGCGTATTCTGTCACACGCCTCACCACACCAGCACCACAGGCGCGGGCCCGCTCTGGAACAGGGGCGCTTCCCAGACCTCCTTCACCGCCTATAGCACCACCATCGCAGGCACCCCCGTCGCCGCGCCTGGCGCGGGTTCGCTCGCTTGCCTCAGCTGCCACGACGGTACCACCACCTTTGACAACATCGCCAACAAGCCTGGCAAGGGTCTCGGTGGCTCGTCTATCGGCGCTTCCGGTGACCAGAACTGGTACTTCTTCAAGGACAACAGCGCCCTTCAGACCAACACCGCCTCTGACGATGAGATCGGCAACTCTTCGACCTCCAGGCTTAACGTGGGCGGCACCAACAGCTCCGGGATCTCCAACGACCATCCGGTTGGTGTGACCTACTCCGGCGGCACGAAGGCCTCTCTCAGGCAGACTTCGCTTACCATCTCTAACATCAGCGTAAGCGCTGACCTCGCCTCGAGCGCCGGTACCTTCGATGACGGCAACCTTGCCCAGAACCGTTGGGCTGTGAACGGATTCATCTCCTCGACAGCGTCCATCGCTGACCTCCTCAGGGGCGGCCTCGTAGAGTGCACCACCTGCCATGACCCCCACTTCAGGAACAGGTCCTGGACTGAGGCCGAGACGGTTGATGCCTACACCGATGGTATGTTCCTCAGAAGGGTCGGCGGTAACGCCGGTTCCGGCGTCTGCAGAACCTGCCACGAGAAGTAAGCTTTTTACCTGCACCACAGAAGGGCGGGCCCTCGGGCCCGCCCTTTTTTTTCTCAATAGCCGCGACAGTAACCGCACCGTGCTGGTCTCAAGGCGCTCGCCGTAAAATCTGACCGACCCGGACGTTCCAGCGGCCAACGCTCGTGGGGCTGTGAAAAACACTTTTTGGTGAGCCCCAGGGGTGGGGCGAGACAAGAATCGAACAGTTGGTTATATATATTTGTCTTTGGCTCCTCAGGACGACAACTTTGGAGACTTTTTCAGAAACTGTCAGGGAGCAGAAGTGATATTTCATCCAGACATAAGCGCCTTGATCGAAGATAATCTCCCGACGATTTTCCTCATATACGGCTTCAGCTTCTTCTATGTAGCGCTCGCGATCCTCTTTAGCATGAAGACCTTGAGGTCTATAGGGCTCTTCGGCGCCTTCGTCTTTCTCTTCCTCTTCTCCGTCATCCATGGCTCGGTAGAGTGGCTTGACACATACAGGCAGTTCAGCATTCAGCTATACGGAGCTGACGTGAGCGAGCGCGTGCTCTATCTCAGGTCATATATGCTCTCCTCGTCATTCGTCTTCATGCTGCTTTTCGGCATGACGCTATTTTCAAAAGTCGCCGGCTCTATAAGGCTTGCCAGGCTCTCAACGGTCATCGGGATAACGCTGGTGGTATTTTTCGCCGTACTCTTTAAATTATCGGCGGATGACAGCCTGGATAAGATCGAGGCGTTCAGCAGGGTATTGCTGGGCTTCCCTTCGGCGGCCTTCGCTGGAGCCGCCTTTTACATGCTCTCAAGGAAGGACTATGACACCTTCCTTCCTGAGCACCATTCCTGGTACTTCAGGTACAGCTGCTATATCATTGTGCTATACGGAGTATTTTCGGGCCTCGTTGTCCCCAAGACCCAATTCCTGTTCGCGGACATCATTAACCAGAGGAGCTTTTTCGAGTACACCGGCTTGCCGGTTCAGGTCCTGAGGGCCTTTTGCGCGGTGGCCATATCGTATTTCATGATAAGGGCCATGGCCTTGAAGATATCCCAGCGGCTCATGGGCATCCTGGGGACGTTCTTTCTCCTCTTCTTTATCTTCGGCATGACCGGCTATATAAACCTGAAGCTGGTGATAAACAGCTATGAGACGATTACAAAATTAAAGGCCGAAGAGAGCCAGTTCTCCGACCTCGCGGCCTCCTTCGACAGGATATACGCGCTGCAGGGGGTGAAGGGCGACAGGGAGGCCAGGATACTCCTTGATGAGCAGCTAAGCGTATTCGGAACCGCGCTTGAGAAAACAAGGGCCCTGAGGCACACGGACCCGAGGGAGAACGCCC
It includes:
- a CDS encoding glutamyl-tRNA reductase, whose protein sequence is MNLVIVGLNHKTSPIEIREKLSFPSQTIGEPLARLTNHYGLAEGVILSTCNRVEVLAITSEIEKGTWQIKRFLSDYHSIPLEKLDEHLYVHQGEEAVKHLFRVAAGLDSMVMGEPQILGQVKDSYGYAVQHNTAGIIVNKLYHKAFQVAKRVRTETKIGESAVSISFAAVELARKIFGELAGKTCMLVGAGEMAELAARHLQSNGVREILVANRTYEKAVDLVKCFCGTAIMFREFPHYLKNVDIVIASTASPNFIIKPEQIHDVMRERKNRPMFFIDISVPRNVDPEVNTIDNCYVYDVDDLQGVVVANLHERQKEALQAEGIIAEEIELFYRWIKSLDVVPTIIALRKSFDSVRKAELAKAVSTIPSLGEKELKVLEAMTSAIVNKILHHPVTHLKREANKIEGDLYIDTIRKLFDLTIDEEAVKKAAQSNDD
- a CDS encoding hydroxymethylbilane synthase — protein: MLKKTIIIGTRGSQLALWQANWVKSEIEKRHPELEVTLNKIKTTGDKILDVPLAKVGGKGLFVKEIEEALLDGRAHLAVHSMKDVPTFFPDGLHLRCITEREDPRDAVFSKNKVRLLDLPKGARIGTSSLRRQAQILSLRPDFEILQLRGNLDTRMKKLDNGDFDAIILAGAGVKRLGWADKITELLPVDLSLPAIGQGALGIETKTDDDYINGLVAFFDHPETSYCVRGERALLKRLEGGCQVPIAAHGELAGDTIRITGLVASTDGKTILKSAISGRRDDCEKLGVELAEKLLQMGAYDILKDLYEVKPPGSA
- a CDS encoding c-type cytochrome biogenesis protein CcsB — its product is MSEIFFHITAAVYLVTTVLYSAYLFARKERLLSVAQWVLVTGYVFHTATIITRWAASGRTPATSFHDSLIFFSWITVTLFLILAIKYRQRVLGAFVSPFALLLLITASFLPKQLVPLAPVLESYWLPVHVVLAFLGNAFFALAFLLGIMYIIQDRYLKTRKLRGIFFVLPSLDTIDELNYKCLQYGFPLLTAAIITGAIWSEYAIGSYWEWKHRQVWSLITWFLYAALLHGRLTAGWRGRKAAILSGVAFVSLIGSYFIINILSGGAHGLAR